Proteins encoded in a region of the Cytobacillus pseudoceanisediminis genome:
- a CDS encoding YbaK/EbsC family protein encodes MSIKSVKAHFKKWDREQDVMEFDSLSATVEQAAETIGVSPAQIAKTLSFRGDGDEAILVVAAGDAKVDNKKFRKTFGLKARMLSAEEVLEQTGHAVGGVCPFGLKNNLDVYLDESMKRFETLFPACGSSNSAIELTPAEINTYSDAKAWVDVCKDWEEALIIERPLEKITK; translated from the coding sequence ATGTCAATTAAAAGTGTGAAAGCCCATTTCAAAAAATGGGATCGGGAACAGGATGTAATGGAGTTTGATTCTTTAAGCGCAACAGTGGAACAGGCTGCTGAAACAATCGGTGTCAGCCCTGCACAAATTGCCAAGACTCTTTCCTTCAGGGGTGATGGGGATGAAGCAATTCTTGTGGTGGCAGCAGGCGACGCCAAAGTGGATAACAAGAAGTTCCGGAAAACGTTCGGTCTCAAAGCCCGGATGCTTTCAGCTGAGGAAGTCCTCGAACAGACGGGCCATGCCGTAGGCGGAGTGTGTCCATTTGGACTGAAAAATAATCTGGATGTATATCTGGATGAATCTATGAAAAGATTCGAGACCCTTTTCCCTGCATGCGGAAGCAGCAATTCCGCCATTGAACTGACACCTGCTGAAATTAATACATATTCAGATGCAAAAGCCTGGGTGGATGTGTGCAAGGACTGGGAAGAGGCGCTGATCATTGAACGGCCACTGGAAAAAATAACGAAATAG
- a CDS encoding NUDIX hydrolase, with translation MTAANVDWGGARIKLTWKEAAYLPEREFITSAHGFCFLEGKVLLVNLQNRGWDIPGGHIEKGESPKQCFKREAMEEGYAEGQCAQLGYIIVDHSENLQWTESSVYPKIGYQVFYHMEIERMYDFEARYESSERKLVDPLQITEFCKGWHETLAEALNSAMKRSSSIL, from the coding sequence ATGACTGCTGCTAACGTGGATTGGGGCGGAGCAAGGATAAAATTAACCTGGAAGGAGGCAGCCTATCTTCCGGAGAGAGAATTTATTACGAGCGCTCATGGGTTTTGCTTTTTAGAGGGAAAGGTTTTATTAGTGAATTTGCAGAACCGGGGGTGGGATATTCCCGGCGGCCACATAGAAAAGGGTGAAAGCCCGAAGCAATGTTTTAAGAGAGAAGCCATGGAAGAAGGCTATGCCGAAGGGCAGTGCGCACAATTGGGATATATTATCGTAGACCATAGCGAGAATCTGCAGTGGACTGAAAGCAGCGTATATCCCAAAATAGGCTATCAGGTTTTTTATCATATGGAAATAGAAAGAATGTATGACTTTGAAGCCCGGTATGAGTCATCAGAAAGGAAGCTGGTCGATCCTCTGCAAATAACTGAGTTTTGCAAGGGATGGCATGAAACACTTGCTGAGGCTTTAAACTCAGCAATGAAAAGGAGCTCCTCCATTTTATGA
- a CDS encoding YitT family protein, protein MAMTKKKRIIKEIRQLIMITLGAVIAAAGLEFFLVPNNILDGGVIGLSIIAAELTGLTMSIFLIVLNLPFLYIGFRKIGMKFTIHTLYGVIVLSASTAYLHHFEPVTNDLFLATVIGAVILGTGVGLVIRTGGALDGSEIIAILVSKKRPVSVGQFIMIVNVFIFILAAFLVFSWETAMYSIITYYIAYKMIDIVVEGMEELKSVTIISDMPEEISAELMKQLGRGMTYIQGQGVFTGEPKKIIYTIVTRIELSTLRSIVEDIDPNALVAIENIADVSGSNFDKGTAH, encoded by the coding sequence TTGGCAATGACAAAGAAAAAACGGATAATAAAAGAGATAAGGCAGCTCATCATGATTACGCTAGGTGCGGTGATTGCAGCGGCAGGACTTGAGTTTTTCCTTGTTCCCAATAATATTCTCGATGGCGGGGTTATCGGTCTTTCCATTATCGCTGCTGAACTGACCGGGTTAACCATGAGTATATTCCTGATTGTTTTAAATCTGCCATTTCTCTATATTGGCTTCCGTAAAATAGGAATGAAATTTACGATACATACGTTATACGGTGTTATTGTTTTATCTGCCAGTACCGCTTATCTGCATCATTTTGAGCCGGTAACCAATGATTTATTTTTAGCGACGGTCATTGGAGCTGTCATTCTCGGTACAGGGGTCGGCCTTGTGATCAGGACTGGCGGAGCTTTGGACGGTTCAGAAATTATCGCCATCCTAGTCAGCAAGAAGCGCCCAGTGTCTGTCGGCCAATTCATCATGATTGTCAACGTATTTATATTTATTCTTGCGGCCTTCCTCGTTTTCAGCTGGGAAACTGCCATGTACTCCATTATCACCTATTATATTGCATATAAAATGATTGATATCGTTGTGGAAGGTATGGAAGAGCTGAAGTCGGTTACGATCATTTCCGATATGCCTGAAGAAATCTCTGCAGAGCTTATGAAGCAATTAGGGCGGGGGATGACCTATATTCAGGGCCAGGGTGTTTTTACCGGGGAGCCGAAAAAAATCATTTATACCATTGTAACACGGATTGAATTATCTACGCTCCGTTCGATTGTGGAAGATATCGATCCGAATGCATTAGTGGCTATAGAAAATATTGCCGATGTCAGCGGCAGCAACTTTGACAAAGGCACAGCTCATTAA
- a CDS encoding molybdopterin-containing oxidoreductase family protein, with translation MNSYSKILNGVFPSVCSLDCPDQCGLLIHKKEGRIVKVEGDPNHPVTQGNICNKVRSMPSRIYDKDRLKYPMKRTGTKGDGHFERIGWKEAIDTITSRWKELIVNNGPESILPYSFYGNMGRLNAEGMDRRFFHKVGASRLERTICQSAGTAGYTYTMGGSFGIDPEDTIHSKLIILWGINAVSTNMHQMILAQKARKSGAKIVVIDVHKNQTGKMADWFIPITPGTDAALALGMMHVLFAENLADENFLKKYTVGHQELREHVKEYDPETVAGITGVPKDDILKLARMYGKTSPAFIRIGNGPQHHDNGGMCIRTISCLPAITGHWLLKGGGAIKGNSGYLAFNTGALQRPDLLHKKDTRIINMNQIGSALLELEKPIKSMYVYGTNPAVVAPEGNKVRQGLQREDLFLVVHDLFLTETAKYADIVLPAASSFENTDIYSSYWHHYMQIQEPVIEPYGESKSNVEVFRLLAEGMGFHDAVFKETEEEMIDAALDFPANPLIKEINAESLKKNKFIKARVKPLFPGRLPTPSGKIELYSQRMKDDGYPPLPAYIPLKEENKFPFLFVPAPNHNFLNSTFSNNTKHAAMEKEPRLHINTRDAANAEIKDGDLVRIWNERGECELKAAVGELVLPGTVVSQGLWADAPGTKHLVNSLTPDRLSDMGGGAVFFSGRVNVSKFRKE, from the coding sequence ATGAACTCTTACAGCAAAATATTAAATGGTGTTTTCCCATCCGTTTGCTCCCTGGATTGCCCCGATCAATGCGGCCTTCTCATTCATAAAAAAGAAGGAAGAATCGTAAAAGTTGAAGGAGATCCCAATCACCCCGTAACACAGGGGAATATATGCAATAAGGTCCGCAGCATGCCTTCAAGGATCTATGATAAGGATCGCCTAAAATATCCAATGAAGCGTACTGGCACCAAAGGTGATGGTCATTTTGAACGGATTGGGTGGAAAGAGGCGATAGACACAATTACCTCCAGATGGAAGGAGCTAATTGTCAATAATGGCCCTGAAAGCATCCTGCCATATAGTTTCTACGGAAATATGGGCAGATTAAACGCAGAAGGAATGGACCGCCGTTTCTTCCATAAAGTCGGAGCATCACGCCTTGAGAGGACGATTTGCCAATCTGCCGGTACAGCTGGATATACGTACACAATGGGCGGTAGCTTTGGAATAGATCCAGAAGATACCATCCATTCAAAGCTCATTATTCTATGGGGCATTAATGCAGTCAGCACGAACATGCATCAAATGATTCTCGCACAAAAAGCAAGAAAGAGCGGTGCGAAAATCGTTGTGATTGATGTCCATAAAAACCAGACTGGAAAAATGGCCGACTGGTTTATACCGATTACTCCCGGCACTGATGCTGCTCTGGCCCTTGGCATGATGCATGTCTTGTTTGCCGAAAATCTGGCCGACGAGAACTTTCTGAAAAAGTATACGGTTGGCCACCAGGAACTTCGTGAACATGTGAAGGAGTATGATCCTGAAACAGTAGCCGGCATAACAGGTGTGCCCAAAGATGATATTTTGAAATTAGCCCGTATGTATGGAAAGACTTCCCCTGCTTTTATCCGAATCGGCAACGGGCCACAGCATCACGACAATGGCGGAATGTGCATCCGCACCATTTCATGTCTTCCTGCAATTACAGGACACTGGCTCTTAAAGGGCGGCGGTGCCATCAAGGGAAACTCCGGCTATCTTGCTTTTAATACTGGAGCCCTTCAAAGGCCTGACCTCCTGCACAAAAAGGATACACGCATCATTAATATGAATCAGATCGGTTCGGCACTCCTTGAACTGGAAAAACCGATTAAATCTATGTATGTCTATGGAACCAACCCTGCTGTTGTTGCACCAGAGGGGAATAAAGTCCGTCAAGGGCTGCAGAGGGAGGATTTGTTCCTTGTTGTCCATGATCTGTTCTTAACCGAAACGGCCAAGTATGCCGATATTGTTCTGCCGGCAGCTTCTTCTTTTGAGAATACGGACATCTATTCATCCTATTGGCACCACTACATGCAAATTCAGGAGCCAGTCATAGAACCATACGGCGAGTCAAAATCCAATGTCGAAGTGTTTCGGCTTCTTGCAGAAGGAATGGGCTTTCATGATGCCGTATTTAAAGAAACAGAAGAAGAAATGATTGATGCCGCACTAGATTTTCCAGCTAACCCCCTAATCAAAGAAATCAATGCTGAATCTCTGAAGAAAAACAAGTTTATCAAAGCGAGGGTAAAACCGCTTTTTCCTGGCAGGCTGCCTACGCCTAGCGGAAAAATAGAATTATACTCGCAGAGAATGAAAGATGATGGGTATCCTCCTCTGCCGGCATACATACCGCTGAAGGAAGAAAATAAATTCCCTTTTCTGTTTGTGCCTGCACCGAACCATAACTTTTTGAATTCAACTTTTTCAAATAATACAAAACATGCAGCGATGGAGAAGGAACCGCGTCTTCACATAAATACAAGGGATGCTGCAAATGCTGAAATTAAAGATGGTGACTTGGTTCGTATTTGGAATGAACGAGGAGAATGCGAACTCAAAGCGGCTGTCGGAGAACTTGTCCTTCCTGGTACAGTTGTTTCACAGGGGTTATGGGCTGACGCCCCAGGAACAAAACATCTGGTCAATTCGCTGACTCCGGACCGGCTTTCCGATATGGGCGGCGGTGCCGTGTTCTTTTCAGGCCGGGTAAATGTTTCGAAATTCAGGAAAGAATAA
- a CDS encoding DNA topology modulation protein, giving the protein MRRIMVIGISAGAGKSTFARKLGEKTGIEVHHLDAVFWKPGWVESRLSEFSDAQRELVKKQQWIIEGNYSNTFEIRAAACDTVIYLELPLYLCLYRVLKRWLTNLGKTRPDMAAGCKEKMDWKFIKFILTTYRTRKKKMAERLDRFAAEGKKVIVLKNKPDIDSFIEDFDVKTNNAS; this is encoded by the coding sequence TTGAGAAGAATTATGGTGATTGGGATTTCAGCGGGCGCAGGAAAATCAACCTTTGCCAGAAAGTTGGGAGAAAAAACAGGCATTGAGGTACATCATCTGGATGCTGTGTTCTGGAAGCCCGGCTGGGTGGAAAGCAGACTTTCGGAATTTTCGGATGCCCAGCGTGAACTTGTGAAAAAACAGCAGTGGATTATTGAAGGCAATTACAGCAATACTTTTGAAATCAGGGCAGCTGCTTGTGATACAGTCATATATCTGGAACTTCCCCTGTATCTCTGCCTATACAGGGTATTAAAGAGGTGGCTGACCAATCTTGGTAAAACACGTCCGGATATGGCAGCCGGGTGCAAGGAGAAAATGGACTGGAAATTTATTAAATTCATACTGACAACATACAGAACCCGCAAAAAGAAAATGGCTGAACGGCTTGACAGATTTGCAGCAGAAGGTAAAAAAGTCATTGTACTGAAAAATAAACCGGATATTGATTCATTCATAGAAGATTTTGATGTTAAGACTAACAATGCTTCATAG
- a CDS encoding response regulator gives MAIKIAIADDHKLFREGVKRILEMEEDLEAAAEGEDGRDALIIDKNYRPDVMIMNIRYAYYEWHLSSG, from the coding sequence ATGGCGATAAAAATTGCGATTGCAGATGATCATAAGCTCTTCAGAGAAGGGGTCAAACGGATACTGGAAATGGAAGAGGACCTTGAAGCAGCTGCTGAAGGGGAAGATGGCCGTGATGCTCTCATAATTGATAAGAATTATAGGCCTGACGTTATGATTATGAATATTCGATATGCCTATTATGAATGGCATCTAAGCAGTGGATAA
- a CDS encoding DUF3231 family protein produces MQKNKTRLTAAEIASLWTSYMNDSMAKCILGFMLKDLDDKEIKGVVQYAYNLTTTHLKKLVKFFQQNEMPVPNGFSDNDVIMSAPWLFSDMFCLTYINHMARTGLISYGGFLSMSSREDMCEYFTNGLHETSVLYNKSTRIALSKGLLARHPYIETPDVTEYIDSKNYLSGLNPLANKRPLNAIEISHLYMNVMTNAMGVNLSLSFAQTSSTKEVSDFMLRGAEIANKHIKIFSDILLQNDIPTPRLPDVSVSNSVTQTFSDKLIMFHMSLISAAGTGNYATAAAASQRSDLAMNYERLSIEIAKYAKTGADIMIKHHWMEKPPGTKDRKNWPRIKTDHNGKRSSHALFRFGS; encoded by the coding sequence ATGCAAAAGAATAAGACACGTCTCACAGCCGCTGAAATTGCATCTTTGTGGACTTCCTATATGAATGACAGCATGGCTAAGTGCATTTTAGGGTTTATGCTTAAAGATCTCGATGACAAAGAAATTAAGGGAGTGGTCCAATACGCATATAATTTGACCACCACCCATTTAAAAAAACTTGTCAAGTTTTTTCAGCAGAATGAGATGCCGGTGCCTAATGGTTTTTCTGATAACGACGTCATTATGTCTGCCCCATGGCTCTTTTCCGATATGTTCTGTTTAACGTATATTAACCATATGGCTCGGACAGGTCTTATTTCTTATGGCGGCTTTCTTTCCATGAGTTCAAGGGAAGACATGTGTGAATACTTTACAAATGGGCTTCATGAAACTTCCGTTTTATATAATAAATCAACCCGGATTGCCCTCAGCAAAGGCCTGCTTGCAAGGCACCCTTATATTGAAACTCCGGATGTGACTGAATATATAGATAGCAAAAATTATTTAAGCGGGCTGAATCCTTTGGCGAATAAAAGGCCGTTAAATGCAATAGAAATATCTCATTTGTATATGAATGTCATGACCAATGCCATGGGGGTAAACTTAAGCCTCAGTTTTGCTCAGACCTCATCGACAAAAGAGGTCTCAGATTTTATGCTTAGAGGTGCAGAAATAGCCAACAAACATATTAAAATCTTCTCAGATATTCTGCTGCAAAATGATATTCCAACACCCCGTCTGCCTGATGTCAGTGTCAGCAATTCGGTTACACAGACTTTTTCAGATAAGCTGATCATGTTCCATATGAGTTTAATAAGTGCAGCAGGAACCGGAAATTATGCTACGGCAGCAGCTGCCAGCCAGCGCAGCGACCTGGCCATGAATTATGAACGCTTGTCCATTGAGATTGCCAAATATGCCAAAACGGGAGCAGACATTATGATTAAACATCATTGGATGGAAAAGCCGCCCGGCACAAAAGACCGAAAAAATTGGCCCAGAATAAAAACGGATCATAATGGAAAAAGGAGCAGTCATGCTCTATTTCGTTTTGGTTCATAA
- a CDS encoding aromatic acid exporter family protein codes for MKQTIPYNFIGGRIAKTGLAVFITAFICHMLDWPAMFAVITAIVTIEPTVADSIRKAYVRFPAAAIGAGFAVLFTFIFGDSPYSYAAVSLTTIIVCHKLKLHDGMLVATLTGVAMISTVQDHYLSSFFIRLGTTTTGIVVSTAVNFFVMPPNYSTSIIKNIHALYRRSGDILHKRGLEIFNSQGSDGTVRSDFQRLIKDIDKTETLCHYQKAEYRYHRFSREDMRDFHYEYKKLTILRQITYHVGNLIFLPTGLPELEEDRKKAAAAVLEDIKNSLYDPVFLITESHHKKISEVTQWFIDQKQLNPAGGLKPRTHHHVQPETAILYEVLSIHDLIEELNQIQTMEIKHRKLLKAPLKQVPKKTGNRHE; via the coding sequence ATGAAACAGACTATTCCATATAATTTTATTGGAGGAAGAATCGCCAAAACCGGACTGGCTGTTTTTATAACAGCTTTTATTTGCCATATGCTGGATTGGCCAGCCATGTTTGCTGTGATTACGGCCATCGTAACGATTGAACCTACTGTTGCGGACTCCATTCGGAAAGCATATGTCAGATTTCCTGCGGCAGCCATTGGTGCGGGCTTTGCTGTATTATTTACGTTCATTTTCGGGGACAGCCCATACAGTTATGCTGCCGTTTCGCTTACGACAATCATAGTCTGCCATAAGCTGAAGCTTCATGATGGGATGCTGGTGGCTACATTAACAGGTGTCGCTATGATTTCAACGGTACAGGACCATTATCTGTCCTCTTTTTTCATTCGATTGGGGACTACCACTACCGGAATTGTCGTTTCCACAGCAGTTAACTTTTTTGTCATGCCGCCCAATTACTCAACATCCATCATAAAAAACATACATGCCCTTTACAGACGATCCGGTGACATTTTACATAAAAGAGGACTTGAAATTTTCAATTCACAGGGATCTGATGGCACTGTCCGTTCTGATTTTCAAAGACTTATTAAAGATATCGATAAAACGGAAACTTTATGCCATTATCAAAAAGCTGAATATAGGTATCACCGATTTAGCCGTGAAGACATGCGCGACTTTCATTATGAATATAAAAAATTGACTATTTTAAGGCAGATTACCTATCACGTGGGGAACTTGATCTTTCTGCCAACTGGCCTTCCGGAGCTGGAGGAAGACAGGAAAAAGGCTGCCGCTGCTGTTCTTGAGGATATAAAAAACAGCCTATATGACCCGGTCTTTCTTATTACAGAAAGCCATCATAAAAAAATCAGCGAGGTAACACAGTGGTTTATTGACCAAAAACAGCTGAACCCTGCGGGGGGCTTAAAACCGCGCACACACCACCATGTCCAGCCCGAAACTGCCATTCTATATGAGGTTCTCTCCATCCATGACTTAATTGAGGAATTGAATCAAATTCAGACTATGGAAATTAAGCACAGGAAGCTTTTAAAAGCCCCCTTGAAGCAGGTGCCCAAAAAGACGGGGAACAGACATGAATGA
- a CDS encoding M20 family metallopeptidase: MGKNLIIKHIDELQDDFNRISTYIGENPELGHEEYKACKVLTEELEKHGFSVEIGICGLPTAFTGTYDSGKEGPVIGYMSEYDALPEVGHACGHNLIGTMGIAAGIGLSKVIRETGGKVIVFGTPAEETKGGKVTMAEAGIFDVLDAAIMVHPLDNFVKSGTSLAMDAIQFEFFGKSAHAAASPHLGINALDAVLQTFNSINALRQHIKPDARIHGIITEGGKAANVVPDYAVAQFYVRASKREYVNELVEKVKKCAEGAALQTGAEMKWSFYEFSYDDMVTNSPLSEAFNKELLSLGVNEEEILEQKNGSGSLDMGNVSQAAPSIHPYIKICNEAYACHTHEFREAAMSEQAKEAMILGAKAMALTGYEVLTNQELLKQIKEEFKSNKALA; encoded by the coding sequence ATGGGAAAGAATCTGATTATTAAACATATTGATGAACTTCAGGATGACTTTAATAGAATAAGCACTTATATCGGCGAGAATCCCGAATTGGGCCATGAAGAGTACAAGGCATGCAAAGTATTGACAGAGGAGCTTGAAAAGCATGGCTTTTCTGTAGAAATCGGCATATGCGGTTTACCGACTGCTTTTACCGGAACTTATGACAGCGGAAAAGAAGGTCCTGTGATTGGATACATGTCTGAATACGACGCATTGCCTGAAGTGGGGCATGCATGCGGTCATAATCTAATCGGGACAATGGGGATTGCTGCAGGAATAGGACTAAGTAAAGTGATTCGTGAAACTGGAGGAAAGGTTATTGTCTTTGGCACGCCTGCAGAGGAGACGAAGGGCGGTAAGGTGACCATGGCTGAAGCTGGTATTTTTGATGTTTTGGATGCAGCGATCATGGTTCATCCCCTTGACAATTTTGTGAAAAGCGGGACATCACTGGCAATGGATGCTATACAGTTTGAGTTTTTTGGCAAATCAGCACATGCAGCTGCCAGCCCTCATTTAGGAATTAATGCGTTGGACGCTGTCCTGCAAACGTTCAACAGCATAAACGCTCTGCGTCAGCATATCAAACCTGATGCCAGAATCCATGGCATTATTACGGAAGGTGGCAAAGCCGCAAACGTGGTTCCGGACTATGCGGTTGCCCAATTTTATGTTCGTGCATCCAAACGTGAGTATGTGAATGAACTTGTAGAAAAGGTCAAGAAATGTGCAGAAGGGGCAGCTTTGCAGACTGGTGCCGAAATGAAGTGGTCATTTTATGAGTTTTCTTATGATGATATGGTTACGAACAGCCCTTTATCAGAAGCATTCAATAAAGAACTGCTTTCTCTTGGTGTGAATGAGGAGGAAATTCTGGAACAGAAGAATGGGTCAGGTTCTCTTGACATGGGGAATGTCAGCCAGGCAGCCCCTTCCATCCATCCTTATATTAAAATATGCAATGAGGCATATGCTTGCCACACCCATGAATTCCGGGAAGCTGCTATGAGTGAGCAGGCTAAAGAAGCCATGATCCTCGGGGCCAAGGCAATGGCACTTACGGGGTATGAAGTGTTAACCAATCAGGAGCTTTTAAAACAGATTAAAGAAGAATTCAAGTCAAACAAGGCATTAGCTTAA
- a CDS encoding LysR family transcriptional regulator has product MYYDALKTFVTLAEVKNFTKTAELLLMSQPSVSLHIKNLEKEFQTKLFQRSPKYLKITPSGEILYDRAKQMITIYEQTRQEILEQQNTIKGDLKIAASFTIGEYILPPLLLDLQNQYPELNLQVTIANTEEVVQSTRSHHVDIGLIEGQTNERELIVTPFLEDELFIVTSNQHPLVQKEETTIADLQNQQWIMRENGSGTREYFNHVVRSNGLKVKSLLTISSNQGIKETLINGLGISILSGSVVERDVKQNNLSIIKVKNQEFKRTLSYVLSPIMQEKKNVSIFIEALGEKWKHPKGK; this is encoded by the coding sequence TTGTACTATGATGCGTTAAAAACATTCGTCACATTGGCTGAAGTTAAAAATTTTACGAAGACGGCCGAGCTCCTTCTAATGTCACAGCCCAGTGTCAGCCTGCATATTAAAAATCTGGAAAAGGAATTTCAGACCAAACTATTTCAACGCTCTCCAAAATACTTGAAAATTACGCCCAGCGGTGAAATATTATATGACCGGGCCAAGCAGATGATTACCATTTACGAGCAAACCAGGCAGGAAATTTTAGAGCAGCAAAACACCATTAAAGGAGACTTGAAAATTGCGGCCAGTTTCACTATAGGGGAGTACATCCTGCCTCCCCTCCTGCTTGATTTGCAGAATCAGTATCCTGAGCTTAATCTCCAGGTGACGATTGCCAACACAGAGGAAGTTGTTCAGTCAACACGGTCCCATCATGTGGATATAGGGTTAATAGAAGGCCAGACAAATGAAAGAGAGCTTATCGTGACTCCCTTTTTAGAGGATGAATTATTTATTGTGACTTCCAACCAGCATCCATTGGTACAAAAAGAGGAAACAACCATTGCTGACCTTCAAAATCAGCAATGGATCATGAGGGAAAACGGGTCAGGGACACGTGAGTATTTTAACCATGTAGTCAGATCAAATGGCCTTAAGGTGAAATCACTTTTAACGATCAGCAGCAACCAGGGGATAAAAGAAACACTCATCAACGGGCTGGGAATAAGCATTCTTTCCGGAAGCGTCGTCGAAAGGGACGTTAAACAAAATAACCTGTCTATAATCAAAGTGAAAAATCAGGAATTCAAACGCACTCTTTCCTATGTTCTATCCCCCATCATGCAGGAAAAAAAGAATGTCAGCATTTTTATCGAAGCACTCGGCGAAAAATGGAAGCACCCTAAGGGAAAATAG
- a CDS encoding SDR family NAD(P)-dependent oxidoreductase produces MNILITGANGFLGKKLSLKLLEQGHELYLLVRSRKRLDAFMQGEGSDFSRQIHILEGDVTEEHLGLNRELMNSLKGKLDALYHSAALLSFDEKDRDKTYKVNVGGTENVLNLALEINCPKVLYISTAYTVGTDTQGAEALYSVDRRFVNPYEASKCEAEHLVYTFRDKLDIVILRPGIIIGDSRTGEADTNFGLYGFLKGIKILKKRAMRRQDGQTCRIYLDPEVAQNFVPVNYVIDTLDAALIHAENGGIFNITNPNPPLQSDVYEIVREVLNFPQLEMCIPGSSAEMTSEEKAFHNSMSIFHSYFQRTIDFPSDNTERMLADAGVHMLQMDRDVLTRIIAGYLLDEAGIPS; encoded by the coding sequence TTGAATATACTAATTACAGGTGCAAACGGTTTTTTAGGGAAAAAGCTTTCATTAAAGCTTTTGGAACAGGGGCATGAACTTTATTTATTAGTCAGGAGCAGAAAGCGGCTGGATGCCTTCATGCAAGGCGAAGGAAGCGATTTTTCCAGACAGATTCATATATTGGAAGGCGATGTTACCGAAGAACATCTTGGATTAAATAGAGAACTTATGAATTCATTAAAAGGAAAGTTGGATGCCTTATACCATAGTGCAGCACTTCTATCATTTGATGAAAAGGATCGGGATAAGACTTATAAAGTGAATGTGGGAGGAACAGAAAATGTTCTGAATCTTGCTTTGGAAATAAATTGTCCAAAAGTTTTATATATCAGTACCGCCTATACGGTTGGGACAGATACTCAGGGGGCGGAGGCTCTTTACTCTGTGGACAGGCGTTTTGTAAATCCCTATGAAGCTTCCAAGTGCGAGGCAGAACACCTCGTATATACATTCCGGGATAAACTGGATATTGTTATTCTCCGTCCCGGTATTATCATCGGTGATTCCAGAACAGGTGAAGCTGATACAAACTTCGGCTTATATGGATTTCTAAAAGGCATCAAGATCTTGAAAAAACGGGCCATGCGAAGACAAGACGGCCAAACGTGCAGAATCTATTTGGATCCTGAAGTTGCCCAGAATTTTGTGCCGGTGAATTATGTTATAGATACACTGGATGCCGCCCTGATTCATGCAGAAAATGGCGGGATCTTCAACATTACAAATCCTAATCCGCCTCTGCAATCAGATGTATATGAAATAGTAAGAGAGGTACTGAATTTTCCGCAATTGGAGATGTGTATCCCAGGATCATCTGCAGAAATGACTAGTGAGGAAAAGGCTTTTCATAATTCAATGAGCATTTTCCACAGTTATTTCCAGCGGACCATTGATTTTCCATCAGACAATACGGAAAGGATGCTTGCAGATGCAGGAGTTCACATGCTGCAAATGGACCGTGATGTATTAACAAGAATAATAGCAGGATATTTACTCGATGAAGCGGGTATACCTTCCTGA